One Nodosilinea sp. FACHB-141 DNA segment encodes these proteins:
- a CDS encoding type IV pilus twitching motility protein PilT: protein MELMIEDLMEEVIERGGSDLHLSAGLPPYIRISGKLTPTEHEPMTAESCQRLIFSMLNNTQRKQLEQTWELDCSYGVKGLARFRVNVYKDRGTYAACLRALSSKIPSMDALGLPNIVRELSEKPRGLILVTGPTGSGKSTTLASMINNINLTRPEHILTVEDPIEFVYEPIKSLIHQRQIGEDTKSFANALRAALREDPDVILVGEMRDLETISLAISAAETGHLVFGTLHTSSAAQTVDRMIDVFPPEQQQQIRVQLSGSLVAVLSQTLVPKANPKPGEFGRIMAQEIMVITPAIANMIREGKTPQIYGAIQTGGKLAMQTLEKVLADLYQAGTISFEAAMSKTSRPDELQRLIGGAPAPNVAARQGAAAGRH, encoded by the coding sequence ATGGAATTGATGATCGAAGATTTGATGGAAGAGGTGATTGAGCGGGGTGGCTCTGACCTACACCTCTCTGCAGGTTTGCCCCCCTACATCCGCATTAGCGGCAAACTCACTCCTACCGAGCACGAGCCAATGACCGCCGAGTCTTGTCAGCGGCTAATCTTCAGCATGCTCAACAACACCCAGCGCAAACAGCTGGAGCAAACCTGGGAGCTGGATTGCTCCTATGGGGTAAAAGGGCTTGCCCGCTTTCGGGTCAATGTCTACAAAGATCGCGGTACCTATGCTGCATGTTTGCGAGCACTGAGCTCCAAAATTCCAAGCATGGATGCGCTAGGGTTGCCCAACATTGTACGGGAACTGTCAGAGAAACCTCGGGGCTTAATTCTGGTGACCGGACCCACCGGTTCTGGGAAGTCGACCACCCTGGCTTCGATGATCAACAACATCAACCTCACGCGGCCTGAGCACATTCTCACCGTTGAAGACCCGATTGAATTTGTCTATGAGCCTATCAAAAGCCTGATTCACCAGCGCCAGATTGGGGAAGATACCAAGAGTTTTGCCAATGCCCTACGTGCTGCCTTGCGGGAAGACCCCGACGTAATTCTGGTGGGTGAAATGCGGGACTTAGAAACCATTTCCCTAGCTATTTCGGCCGCAGAAACGGGGCACCTAGTCTTCGGTACTCTGCACACCAGCTCAGCAGCCCAAACCGTCGACCGGATGATCGACGTGTTTCCGCCTGAGCAGCAGCAGCAGATTCGGGTGCAGTTGTCAGGTTCGCTAGTGGCGGTGCTCAGTCAGACCCTTGTGCCTAAGGCTAACCCCAAACCCGGTGAGTTTGGCCGCATTATGGCCCAAGAGATTATGGTGATTACCCCAGCGATCGCTAACATGATTCGGGAAGGTAAAACTCCTCAAATCTACGGTGCTATCCAGACCGGGGGTAAGCTGGCGATGCAGACTCTAGAAAAGGTTCTGGCTGATCTCTATCAGGCCGGCACAATTTCCTTTGAGGCGGCCATGTCCAAGACCTCCCGCCCCGATGAACTGCAACGGCTAATTGGGGGAGCTCCAGCACCTAATGTGGCTGCTCGCCAAGGGGCAGCCGCCGGACGCCACTAA
- a CDS encoding geranylgeranyl reductase family protein — MYDCVIVGAGPAGSTAAYHLSKAGHQVLLLDAAKLPRYKPCGGGVSPQVAQWFDFDFAPAISVKVRKVRYTFNMADPIEAELPAEKALWMVRRDEFDYFIVQQAQKQGATLWDGTKAQGIENQGDFWQVNTTQGSVQGRFLIAADGARGSMAKWLGFSQRRYKLAAALEAEPRLEVPSEPVVHFDLGLMQQGYLWNFPKADGYSIGGGVFRSGAQRKQDLRTPVGNYAAAFDVDASTVKHFGHPIFIWDGPQDLHTHRALLAGEAACVVDPFTAEGIRPSIFSGLKAADAIAQALKEDNQLPRSKGHRALANYSQIMNTEWGQEMRWARRLARLVYNAPALAYRAGVKRPSSTLTMVKVFCGETSYGEVAHRAIQRLSKGLLS; from the coding sequence ATGTATGACTGCGTCATTGTCGGTGCCGGACCCGCCGGATCCACTGCCGCCTACCACCTCAGCAAAGCGGGCCACCAAGTTCTGCTGCTCGATGCTGCCAAACTTCCTCGCTACAAACCCTGTGGTGGCGGCGTCTCGCCCCAGGTAGCTCAGTGGTTTGACTTTGACTTTGCTCCCGCCATTTCTGTAAAGGTGCGCAAGGTGCGCTACACCTTCAATATGGCCGACCCCATTGAAGCCGAACTGCCCGCCGAAAAAGCTCTATGGATGGTGCGGCGCGACGAGTTTGACTACTTCATCGTGCAACAAGCCCAAAAACAAGGGGCCACCTTGTGGGATGGTACTAAGGCCCAAGGCATCGAAAATCAAGGAGATTTCTGGCAGGTCAATACTACTCAGGGCTCGGTTCAGGGGCGTTTTTTAATTGCGGCAGACGGGGCACGCGGGTCAATGGCCAAATGGTTGGGCTTTTCCCAACGGCGATACAAACTGGCCGCAGCCCTAGAAGCCGAGCCCCGATTGGAGGTTCCCAGTGAACCCGTAGTGCATTTTGACCTGGGCCTTATGCAGCAGGGCTACCTGTGGAACTTTCCCAAAGCCGACGGCTACTCCATTGGTGGGGGTGTGTTTCGCTCCGGAGCCCAGCGCAAGCAAGACCTGCGCACTCCTGTAGGCAACTATGCCGCCGCTTTTGATGTAGATGCCAGCACAGTGAAGCATTTTGGCCACCCCATATTCATCTGGGATGGTCCCCAAGATCTACATACTCACAGAGCCCTGCTGGCAGGGGAAGCCGCCTGCGTAGTTGATCCCTTCACTGCCGAGGGTATTCGCCCCTCCATCTTTAGCGGGCTCAAGGCTGCAGATGCGATCGCCCAGGCTCTTAAAGAAGATAATCAACTCCCAAGATCGAAGGGGCATCGAGCCCTAGCAAACTACAGCCAAATAATGAATACAGAATGGGGCCAAGAAATGCGCTGGGCCAGACGCTTAGCCCGCCTAGTCTACAACGCACCAGCCCTAGCCTATCGGGCCGGAGTGAAGCGGCCTTCTAGCACCCTAACCATGGTAAAAGTATTCTGCGGTGAGACCAGCTATGGAGAGGTAGCTCACAGAGCTATCCAGCGGCTCAGCAAAGGGCTATTGTCTTAG
- a CDS encoding homogentisate phytyltransferase → MTNAAPPNSSMPQGKRLRFTQSPRPWLYALWKFWRPHTVIGTSLSVMGVATIVLADLEFENPAPFESLLGLVGIAVVACLLGNLYIVGLNQLEDIAIDRINKPHLPLAAGEFSVADGRWIVGLAGLGAMSLAVLGGPWLLVTVGLSLLIGTAYSLPPARLKRFPFWASVCILAVRGTIVNLGLFLHFSDRLNLPFTVPGRVWALTAFVLLFSIAIALFKDIPDIEGDRRYGISTLSLKLGQRTVFKLALGILTVCYLGMALVAPWLTGVNRLFLAGSHLLVLAFLWWMSLRVSHSGQNAAAQRNLAYPEFYQFIWKLFFLQYLMFPLACWLA, encoded by the coding sequence ATGACCAACGCTGCCCCGCCGAACTCCTCTATGCCCCAGGGGAAGCGGCTGCGCTTTACCCAATCTCCCCGCCCCTGGCTTTACGCTCTTTGGAAATTTTGGCGACCTCACACAGTCATTGGTACTAGCCTCAGCGTAATGGGCGTTGCTACCATTGTTTTGGCTGATTTGGAATTCGAAAACCCTGCTCCCTTTGAGTCTTTGCTGGGTTTAGTTGGGATTGCCGTGGTGGCCTGTCTGTTGGGCAATCTTTACATTGTTGGGCTCAATCAGCTTGAAGATATTGCGATCGATCGCATTAACAAGCCCCACTTGCCCCTGGCCGCTGGAGAATTTTCTGTTGCTGATGGCCGCTGGATTGTTGGCTTAGCGGGCCTAGGGGCTATGAGTTTAGCGGTCTTGGGCGGTCCTTGGCTGCTGGTGACCGTGGGCCTGAGCCTGCTGATCGGCACAGCCTATTCACTGCCCCCGGCACGGCTCAAACGGTTTCCATTTTGGGCCTCGGTGTGCATTTTGGCAGTGCGGGGCACCATTGTGAATTTGGGCTTGTTTCTGCACTTTAGCGATCGCCTCAATCTTCCCTTCACTGTTCCTGGACGAGTTTGGGCGCTGACGGCATTTGTTTTACTATTTAGCATTGCCATTGCGCTATTTAAGGATATTCCCGACATTGAGGGCGATCGCCGCTACGGCATCAGCACTCTGTCTCTAAAGCTGGGTCAGCGCACCGTGTTTAAGCTGGCGTTGGGTATTCTGACCGTCTGCTATCTAGGTATGGCGCTAGTTGCCCCCTGGCTAACGGGGGTCAATCGACTTTTCCTAGCCGGATCACACCTGTTGGTGCTAGCTTTCCTATGGTGGATGAGTTTGCGGGTATCTCACAGCGGCCAAAACGCTGCAGCTCAGAGAAACCTAGCCTATCCTGAGTTCTACCAATTCATCTGGAAGCTATTTTTCCTGCAATACCTGATGTTTCCCCTAGCCTGCTGGCTGGCCTAG
- a CDS encoding type II secretion system F family protein, whose translation MPTYVAIGRDTSGAQRKERIAAENPNEARNRLKDQGLYVMDIKEESGFNIDLESIKTSMTKVTVKDKAIFSRQFAALVNAGVALVRGLGVLADDCANPKLKKALMAINADVQQGTNLSDAMRKHPACFDNLYVALIQAGEVGGVLDEVLNRLAKLLEDLARLQNQIKSAMAYPVTVGFLAVIIFVGMTVFLLPIFADMFEDLGTELPVFTQIMMMISRFLRQPLNWVFMIAAISALTFAYRRYYATLNGRRVIDRLSLKMPLFGDLIQKTATARFCRTFGSLSKSGVPILTALEIVRDTAGNQVIAEAVDEARKDVQGGGMISLALQKHAVFPGMAIQMISIGEETGELDAMLMKVADFYEDEVEQAVKALTSIMEPIMIVVLGGMVGSILVSMYLPMFKIMDAIG comes from the coding sequence ATGCCTACCTACGTTGCCATTGGTCGCGATACCAGCGGAGCCCAGCGCAAAGAGCGGATCGCCGCCGAGAATCCCAATGAGGCCCGCAATCGTCTAAAGGATCAGGGCCTCTATGTAATGGATATAAAGGAGGAATCCGGGTTCAATATTGACCTGGAGAGCATCAAAACCTCCATGACCAAGGTGACGGTTAAGGATAAGGCAATCTTTTCCCGTCAGTTCGCTGCTCTCGTTAACGCTGGTGTTGCCCTGGTGCGAGGGTTAGGGGTACTGGCAGATGACTGCGCTAACCCCAAACTCAAGAAGGCACTAATGGCTATCAACGCTGACGTGCAGCAGGGCACCAACCTGTCTGACGCCATGCGTAAGCACCCAGCTTGTTTCGATAATCTTTACGTGGCGCTGATCCAGGCGGGTGAGGTAGGTGGCGTACTCGATGAAGTGCTCAATCGTCTGGCTAAGCTACTGGAAGATTTAGCTCGGTTGCAGAACCAGATTAAGTCAGCTATGGCCTATCCAGTAACGGTAGGATTCTTAGCCGTGATTATCTTTGTCGGTATGACAGTATTTTTGCTGCCAATCTTTGCCGATATGTTTGAGGACTTAGGCACTGAACTGCCGGTCTTTACTCAGATCATGATGATGATCAGCCGGTTTTTGCGCCAGCCCTTGAACTGGGTGTTTATGATAGCAGCGATATCGGCATTGACATTTGCCTATCGCCGATATTATGCCACTTTGAACGGGCGACGAGTGATTGACCGTTTATCACTCAAGATGCCTCTGTTTGGTGATCTGATTCAAAAAACCGCGACTGCGCGCTTTTGCCGCACCTTTGGTTCTCTGTCGAAATCCGGGGTGCCGATTCTAACAGCCTTGGAAATTGTGCGGGACACGGCAGGTAATCAGGTGATTGCTGAGGCTGTGGATGAGGCCCGTAAGGATGTACAGGGGGGAGGAATGATTAGTCTGGCACTTCAAAAGCACGCGGTGTTTCCTGGTATGGCGATTCAGATGATCAGCATCGGGGAAGAAACGGGAGAACTAGACGCAATGCTGATGAAGGTGGCCGACTTCTATGAGGATGAGGTGGAGCAGGCCGTAAAAGCTCTAACCAGCATCATGGAGCCGATTATGATTGTGGTACTGGGTGGCATGGTAGGGTCGATTCTGGTGTCAATGTACTTGCCAATGTTCAAGATTATGGATGCGATTGGTTAA
- a CDS encoding GspE/PulE family protein, producing MTNSSSRRALVLQRSFSPFGNKLIQAGYVDSEQMQKALAESRKSGQSLTDVLESLTGQQLSPELLRQYKKQQLFELKILYGVESLDPELNDISPAQIGQLIDTLVPVDICRRHRLVPLSKDQGETPSVLVAMVDPENLEAQDDLNRILRAQNLSLRRMVITVEDYQRLMSTYLDDAVAKQKKEELDAAVDVNTSLEELDFGAGSLEDVIDEEADLGMALKDAGAAPVIALVNKILAKALQEGVSDIHVEPQEEYLRVRFRKDGVLKEALPKMPKKIIQAVTARFKIIAELDIAERRAPQDGRIRRVFQGRKVDFRVNTLPSRCGEKVVLRILDNSATQLGLDKLITDPDSLRIVQEMASRPFGLLLVTGPTGSGKTTTLYSVLSERNDPGINISTAEDPIEYTLPGLTQVQVIREKGMDFASILRAFLRQDPDVILVGETRDRETAKTAIEAALTGHLVLTTLHTNDAAGAIARLDEMGVESFMVSSALIGVLAQRLVRRVCTDCRISYSPTPEELAHFGLSSASESDITFYKANTLTVEELVAAKDNNTLCPKCQGGGYKGRVGVYEVLRVTERLQKLISEGAPTEMIKEAAVEEGMQTLLSYSLDLVRQGYTTLDEVERVTFTDTGLEAELKSKRKASLTCASCAAELQQDWLDCPYCLTPRFHD from the coding sequence ATGACTAATTCCTCCTCCCGGCGAGCACTAGTACTTCAGCGGAGTTTCTCGCCCTTCGGCAACAAGCTCATTCAAGCGGGCTATGTTGACTCTGAGCAGATGCAAAAGGCCTTGGCGGAGAGCCGCAAAAGTGGGCAGTCGCTGACTGATGTGCTTGAGTCGCTCACCGGCCAACAGCTCTCCCCCGAACTGCTGCGGCAGTACAAGAAACAGCAGCTTTTTGAGCTCAAAATTCTTTACGGGGTTGAATCCCTCGATCCCGAACTTAACGATATCTCCCCAGCCCAAATTGGGCAGCTAATCGATACCCTGGTGCCGGTCGATATCTGCCGACGTCACCGCTTGGTGCCTCTTTCCAAGGATCAAGGTGAGACCCCTTCGGTGCTCGTTGCCATGGTCGATCCAGAGAATTTGGAGGCTCAGGACGACCTCAACCGTATTCTGCGGGCTCAAAACCTCTCTCTTCGGCGCATGGTGATTACCGTTGAAGACTATCAGCGGCTGATGTCTACCTATCTGGACGATGCAGTAGCTAAGCAGAAGAAAGAAGAACTAGATGCCGCCGTTGACGTTAACACTAGCCTGGAAGAGCTCGATTTTGGCGCGGGCAGTTTAGAAGATGTTATCGACGAAGAAGCTGACCTGGGCATGGCCCTCAAGGACGCCGGTGCGGCTCCGGTCATTGCCCTAGTCAACAAAATCTTAGCCAAAGCTCTACAAGAGGGCGTCTCTGATATCCACGTTGAACCTCAAGAGGAATATCTGAGGGTACGCTTCCGTAAGGATGGGGTGCTTAAAGAAGCGCTGCCGAAGATGCCCAAAAAGATTATCCAGGCGGTCACTGCCCGCTTTAAAATCATTGCCGAGCTAGACATCGCCGAGCGCCGAGCACCTCAGGATGGTCGTATTCGGCGAGTGTTCCAGGGGCGCAAAGTTGACTTTCGAGTCAACACTCTGCCCAGTCGTTGCGGCGAGAAGGTGGTACTGCGGATTCTAGATAACTCAGCGACTCAGCTAGGTCTAGATAAGCTAATTACTGACCCCGACTCTCTTCGCATTGTGCAGGAGATGGCCTCTCGTCCCTTTGGCCTTCTATTGGTGACAGGGCCGACCGGCTCAGGCAAGACCACGACCCTTTACTCGGTGCTGTCAGAGCGGAACGACCCTGGCATTAATATCAGCACTGCCGAAGACCCGATCGAATACACGCTGCCTGGTTTAACCCAGGTGCAGGTAATTCGCGAAAAGGGCATGGATTTTGCGTCAATTCTGCGCGCTTTTTTACGTCAGGACCCAGATGTGATTCTGGTGGGTGAAACCCGCGATCGCGAAACGGCTAAGACAGCAATTGAAGCTGCTTTGACGGGGCACTTGGTGCTGACTACGTTGCACACTAATGACGCTGCTGGGGCGATCGCCCGTCTCGACGAGATGGGAGTAGAGTCATTCATGGTTTCTAGCGCTCTGATTGGGGTACTAGCCCAGCGTCTAGTGCGGCGAGTGTGTACTGATTGCCGGATTTCCTACAGCCCTACTCCTGAAGAACTAGCCCACTTTGGTCTGAGCTCTGCCTCTGAATCAGATATCACCTTCTATAAGGCTAATACCCTTACCGTAGAAGAACTTGTGGCAGCTAAAGATAACAATACCCTTTGCCCCAAGTGTCAAGGTGGTGGCTACAAGGGCCGAGTCGGAGTATACGAAGTGCTTCGCGTTACCGAACGGTTGCAGAAGCTGATTTCTGAAGGAGCCCCTACTGAGATGATCAAAGAGGCAGCGGTAGAAGAAGGTATGCAAACTCTGCTTTCCTACAGCTTAGACTTGGTGCGACAGGGATACACCACCCTGGATGAAGTGGAACGGGTAACCTTTACCGATACAGGATTAGAAGCAGAACTTAAGTCGAAGCGTAAAGCCTCTCTAACCTGTGCTAGCTGCGCCGCTGAGCTTCAGCAAGATTGGCTCGACTGTCCCTACTGCCTCACTCCCCGCTTTCACGATTAG